Proteins encoded in a region of the Prunus persica cultivar Lovell chromosome G4, Prunus_persica_NCBIv2, whole genome shotgun sequence genome:
- the LOC18778577 gene encoding L-type lectin-domain containing receptor kinase IX.1 has protein sequence MTVAYVFDAIDAHTVISLLSSLFSSKMVAKYSTKLHFLLLLLLLLTRSATPLNFSFSSFSGSYYPTISTKGDAFFEGGFLRLTKSGEDQLKNGSAGRATYSQPFLLHEKATGKLADFTTSFNFALDSLKESTYGDGLAFFVAPSGSFLLNDTEPAGGNNLGLPVNFASPNDTAFVAVEFDIYAYSTTDPPYDHVGIDVNSLNSTIFRPWKGGIMEGKTNNATISYNSTSKNLSVAFTTFAPDSNVTQEMAHFSDIMDLKQYLPDLVVVGFSASTGNYISLNKIISWNFSSTSLGDRDTNSNRKSGNKSIGLAVGLGIGGCAVLVGGLGWFIMWKKRERAGESSDEDHPMVHELIDDEFEKGAGPRKFSYSELARATSNFEEGEKLGEGGFGGVYKGFIPDLNSYVAVKRISSSSKQGPKEYASEVKIISRLRHRNLVQLIGWCHERKFLLVYEFMPNGSLDSHLFKEQSLLTWEARYKIAQGLASGLFYLHEEWEQCVLHRDIKSSNVMLDSNFNAKLGDFGLARLVDHGKQSQTTILAGTMGYMAPDYLNTGKASKESDVYSFGVVALEIACGRKPIDPKFGSIQSNMVEWVWELYGEDRVNEAADPKLSGDFDKKQMECLMIVGLWCAHPDYNMRPSIQQAIQVLNFEVPLPNLPSKMPVATYFAPPKSVSMLFRDISDSQGGQTELSSGQTNSSQFSAPSSTTNSHPKISLG, from the exons ATGACCGTGGCTTATGTATTTGATGCCATAGATGCACA TACCGtaatctctcttctctcttctcttttctcttccaaAATGGTCGCAAAGTACTCAACAAagcttcactttcttcttcttcttcttcttctgttaaCCCGTTCTGCAACTCCATTAAACTTCAGTTTCTCCAGCTTCAGTGGCAGTTATTACCCCACCATATCCACAAAAGGGGATGCTTTTTTCGAGGGCGGATTCCTCCGCCTCACCAAAAGCGGGGAAGACCAGCTAAAGAACGGCAGCGCCGGCCGAGCCACCTACAGCCAACCCTTCCTCCTCCACGAAAAGGCCACCGGAAAACTCGCGGACTTCACCACTAGTTTCAACTTCGCCCTTGACTCGCTCAAAGAATCCACCTACGGCGACGGCCTCGCCTTCTTCGTAGCCCCAAGCGGGTCCTTCCTCCTCAACGACACAGAACCAGCAGGTGGTAACAATCTCGGCCTCCCCGTCAACTTCGCATCTCCAAACGACACCGCTTTCGTGGCGGTGGAGTTTGACATCTACGCGTATTCAACGACCGACCCCCCGTACGATCACGTGGGCATCGACGTCAACTCTCTCAACTCTACCATTTTCAGACCTTGGAAAGGAGGTATTAtggaaggaaaaacaaataatgcTACCATTAGTTACAATTCCACTTCAAAAAACCTGAGTGTTGCCTTCACTACTTTTGCACCTGATTCGAATGTTACACAAGAGATGGCACATTTTTCTGACATTATGGATCTGAAACAGTACTTGCCCGACTTGGTCGTTGTCGGGTTCTCTGCTTCAACCGGTAACTATATTTCTCTGAATAAGATCATCTCATGGAATTTCAGTTCAACTTCACTAGGTGATCGTGATACTAATTCTAACCGCAAGTCAGGAAATAAGAGTATAGGACTAGCAGTTGGGTTGGGGATTGGTGGCTGTGCTGTGTTGGTCGGTGGGTTGGGTTGGTTCATCATGTGGAAGAAGAGGGAAAGAGCTGGGGAAAGTAGTGATGAAGATCATCCTATGGTTCATGAATTGATTGATGACGAATTTGAAAAGGGGGCTGGCCCGAGGAAGTTTTCGTATAGCGAATTGGCTCGGGCCACGAGTAATTTTGAGGAGGGAGAAAAGCTTGGGGAGGGAGGATTCGGTGGGGTTTATAAAGGTTTTATACCAGACTTGAACTCATATGTTGCTGTTAAGAGAATCTCGAGTAGTTCTAAACAAGGACCGAAGGAGTATGCATCCGAAGTAAAGATCATCAGTCGACTTAGGCATCGCAATCTTGTGCAACTGATTGGCTGGTGCCACGAAAGAAAATTCTTACTTGTGTACGAGTTCATGCCGAATGGGAGCTTAGATTCTCATTTGTTTAAAGAACAAAGCTTGTTAACTTGGGAGGCAAGATACAAAATTGCTCAAGGTTTGGCCTCTGGGTTGTTCTATCTACATGAAGAGTGGGAGCAATGTGTGCTGCATAGGGATATTAAATCGAGCAATGTTATGTTAGATTCAAATTTCAacgcaaaacttggggatttTGGGTTAGCTAGACTTGTGGACCACGGAAAACAGTCGCAAACCACAATCTTGGCTGGAACCATGGGTTACATGGCTCCGGATTATCTCAACACCGGAAAGGCTAGCAAAGAATCAGATGTCTACAGCTTCGGAGTTGTTGCTTTGGAAATAGCATGCGGGAGAAAACCCATCGATCCAAAGTTTGGAAGTATTCAAAGCAATATGGTTGAGTGGGTTTGGGAGCTTTACGGAGAAGATAGAGTCAATGAAGCAGCTGACCCAAAACTAAGTGGGGATTTTGATAAGAAACAAATGGAGTGCTTGATGATTGTTGGGTTGTGGTGTGCTCATCCAGACTACAACATGAGGCCTTCAATACAACAAGCAATTCAAGTGCTTAACTTCGAGGTACCGTTGCCGAATCTCCCATCAAAGATGCCGGTGGCCACCTATTTTGCTCCTCCGAAATCGGTCTCAATGTTGTTTAGAGATATTAGTGATTCTCAAGGAGGCCAAACTGAGTTGTCTTCAGGCCAAACTAACTCCTCACAGTTCAGCGCACCTTCTTCTACCACAAATTCTCATCCAAAAATTTCACTTGGGTAA